The following nucleotide sequence is from Streptomyces pactum.
AGCCGTGCCGCCGGTGGGCGAGCTGCTCCGCGGTCAGCGCGCGGGCCGACCGGCCCCGCTCGGGGTCCACACCGCCGGCCAGCGCCCGCCGCCAGGACTCGGCGATCACCGGTCGCGCCGGCGGCACGGACGGTATGGTCCGCTCCTTGGATCTGAGGTTCACGCACCCATGGTGCCGCCGCCCGGGAGGCCACCGGGCCACCATCGGCAAGATCGGTTGCAACGCGCCGCAACGTTTGCGGCACGCCCCGGCCGCGCCCGACAGTGGGGGCCGCGAGCGGGGGGTGGCGCCGAGTCGGCGCGGCACCACCCTTCGCCACGCGCTCCGCCGGACCCCCGGGCCGCCTCCCCTGCTCCCCGGGCCGGCCGGACGCCCCGCCCGGTGCCGCCGGGCCGTCACGTGATCCCGCGCCACGCCGGGCCGCTCCCGGACCGCTCCCGGAGCCCGCCCCGGCCGTGCGGCGCGGCGGGTACCCCCGGCCCGGCGTGGCGGCCCGCGCCGCCCGGGGACGACGGGACGGGCGTCCCGGCCCGCGCAGGGGCGGACGCCGCCGTGCCCTCCCGTGCGCCGCCCGGTCGCCACGGACACCCGGTGCGCGGACCGCGCCCAGGGGGCGCGGCAAGGGGCCCCGGCGGGTGGTACGGACCGGGAGCGAGAGTGCCCCGCCCCGACCGGGCTAACGTAATACCCGTGCAGCCTGCAGAAACTCCGGAGGAACCAGCGGAGCGGCCCTCCGGCCGGCTCCGCAAGGCCCGTGCGCTCTCCCGCAAGACGTCCAAACGCCGGACCGCATGGCTGCTGCTGAAGGACACGGTCAACTCCTGCATGGAGTACCGGGTGACCGGGCTGGCTGCGGAAGCGGCGTTCTTCACCCTGCTCTCCCTGCCCCCGCTGCTGCTCGGTCTGATCGGGCTGCTCGGCTACGTGGACGCGTGGACCGACACCCACACCGTCCTCACCATCCGGGACAACATCCTGGACGCCTCCGGCACGGTGCTCTCCGAGCGAGGGGTGAACGAGGTCGCCCGGCCGCTGCTGGACGACGTGGTGGAGGGCGGGCGGCCGGACGTGATCTCGCTCGGTTTCGCCATCGCGCTGTGGTCGGGCTCCCGGGCGGTCAACGTCTTCGTGGACACCATCACCGTGATGTACGGCCTGGAGGGGCAGCGGGGGATCGTCCGGACCCGGCTGCTGGCGTTCCTGCTCTACCTGATCGCCCTGGTCATCGGGGCGATGGCGCTGCCGCTGCTGGTGGTCGGCCCGGAGACCATGGTGGACATCGTGCCGTGGAGCGGGACCCTGGTGCGGGTGCTGTACTGGCCGGTGGTGATGCTGCTGTCCATCGCCTTCCTCACCACCCTGTACCACGTGTCGGTCCCGGTGCGTTCCGCGTGGCGGGACGACATCCCCGGCGCGCTGATCGCCCTGGCCATGTGGGTGCTGGGCAGCTTCCTGCTCCGGATCTACCTGGTGCACACGGTCGAGGGGCCCACCATCTACGGCTCGCTCGCCGCCCCGGTCGCGGTGCTGCTGTGGATCGGCATCTCGGCCTTCGCGGTGCTGGTGGGTGCGGCCGTGAACGCCGCCATCGACCGGGTCTGGCCGTCGGTGGCGATCGCCGCCGCCCGCGCGGAGCGCGCGGCCCGGCTGAAGGCCGAGGCCCGGGCCGCGGAGGCGGCGGCCCGGGCACGGGCGGCCTCCTGGGCGGACGAGGACCTCGACGACCTCGACGACGACGAGCTGGACGACCTGTGGGGCCCGTTCGGCGAGGCGGCCGGGGACCCGCCGTCGGAGTACCCCGAGCGCTGGGCCCAGTTCCTGCCGCCGGAGGACCTGCGGTCCCGGCTGCACGGCCGCCGCGGCCCGGACCGCGGCTCCGACGACCACTGACCGCGCCCCGACCGCGGTTCCGGCGGCCCCTGACCGTGGCTCCGGGGACCCTTGGCCGTGGCTCCACCGACCGCGGCACCGGCGCCTCACGGGCCGCGCCCCGCAACGCGGCGGACGACCGCCACCGCGTTGCGGGAACGACGCGTTGCGGCAACGACGGGAAGCGGGAACGGCGAGAAGCGGGAACGACGGGAAGCGGGAACGACGGGAAGCGGGCGGGACGGGAGTGATCCCGTCCCGCCCGCTTCTTCCGTGGGCGTCCCCGGCTGCGTGGCCTCGGGCCGCCGAGCTCAGGCCGCCGGCCTCAGGCCGCGGGCCGGAAGCTCCGCAGCCGCAGGCTGTTGCCG
It contains:
- a CDS encoding YihY/virulence factor BrkB family protein: MQPAETPEEPAERPSGRLRKARALSRKTSKRRTAWLLLKDTVNSCMEYRVTGLAAEAAFFTLLSLPPLLLGLIGLLGYVDAWTDTHTVLTIRDNILDASGTVLSERGVNEVARPLLDDVVEGGRPDVISLGFAIALWSGSRAVNVFVDTITVMYGLEGQRGIVRTRLLAFLLYLIALVIGAMALPLLVVGPETMVDIVPWSGTLVRVLYWPVVMLLSIAFLTTLYHVSVPVRSAWRDDIPGALIALAMWVLGSFLLRIYLVHTVEGPTIYGSLAAPVAVLLWIGISAFAVLVGAAVNAAIDRVWPSVAIAAARAERAARLKAEARAAEAAARARAASWADEDLDDLDDDELDDLWGPFGEAAGDPPSEYPERWAQFLPPEDLRSRLHGRRGPDRGSDDH